One Carassius carassius chromosome 28, fCarCar2.1, whole genome shotgun sequence genomic window carries:
- the LOC132108545 gene encoding V-set and transmembrane domain-containing protein 5 has product MRPAWIHCSQNTQILYLIFCLCHYTQAITIQVSRSPITAPVQGSALFSVDITCTGTPEIRWMFSSVSKQQSIAAWMLGCTANVTEMYEGRVQTHPNGSLTITDLRLQDSGYYTITVTEPSGNSKDVCMVLTVTEVLYEDIQYFIVFIIVLGTLAVFLMLCMWLLNKLHNIIKTCRQQRRLPEHSETELQPLGQK; this is encoded by the exons ATGAGGCCCGCATGGATTCATTGCTCTCAGAACACACAAATACTCTACCTTATCTTCTGTCTCTGTCATTACA CTCAGGCCATCACCATCCAGGTGTCGAGGAGCCCCATCACAGCACCGGTTCAGGGAAGTGCTCTTTTCTCTGTGGACATCACATGCACCGGTACTCCAGAAATCAGATGGATGTTCAGTTCTGTGAGCAAACAGCAAAGCATTGCAGCTTGGATGCTCGGTTGCACTGCAAACGTGACGGAAATGTACGAGGGACGAGTGCAGACTCACCCCAACGGCTCTCTAACCATAACAGACCTACGTCTACAAGACTCTGGCTATTACACCATCACTGTGACTGAACCGTCTGGAAACAGCAAGGACGTGTGTATGGTGTTGACTGTAACTG AGGTGCTGTATGAGGACATTCAGTACTTTATCGTGTTCATCATTGTGTTGGGCACGCTGGCTGTATTTCTGATGCTGTGCATGTGGCTCTTGAATAAACTACACAACATCATAAAGACCTGCAGACAACAGAGACGCTTGCCAG AGCACAGTGAGACTGAACTACAGCCACTGGGACAGAAATGA
- the med17 gene encoding mediator of RNA polymerase II transcription subunit 17 isoform X1 codes for MMSGGPAVRVSIESQCERQVQEVSLDGLETYVPPLSMSQNLAKLTQRIDFDQSSDSEQDGPERESREPWSKPEPEEDEGAVKFQPSLWPWDSVRNNLRGALTEMCVLHDVLSVLKEKKYMALDPVSQDPSANKTPQVFQLISKKKSLATAAQLLLKGAEKLNKSLAENQEQRRQRDFNSELLRLRSQWKLRKVGDKILGDLSYRSAGSLFPHHGTFEVIKNTDLDLDKKIPEDYCPLSVQIPSDLEGSAYIKVSIQKQSPDIGDLGTVSLFRRQPKAKPASQMWHLKLEAAQNVLLCKEIFAQLSREAVQIKSQIPHIVVKNQIISQPFPGLQLSISLCHSTGEKRSQRASPEKSKPDDHLYVLEHNLHQLIREFHKQTLSSVVMPHPASAPFGHKRLRLAGPMAYDKAEISSLQQSEGLLEKIIKQAKHIFLRSRTARTIDTLASRIEDPQIQAHWSNINDVYESSVKVLITSQGYEQICKSIQLQLNIGVEQIRVVHRDGRVITLSHQEQELQDFLLSQMSQHQVHAVQQLAKVMGWHVLSFSNHVGLGPIESIGNASAITVTSPSGEYTISVRNGPESGCKVLVQFPRSQAKELPKSDVLQDARWTHLRGPYKEVHWSRMEGRNFVYKMELLMAALTPCP; via the exons ATGATGTCTGGAGGTCCGGCGGTGCGGGTCAGCATCGAGTCTCAGTGTGAGCGTCAGGTGCAGGAGGTGTCTCTGGACGGTCTGGAGACGTACGTGCCTCCGCTCTCCATGTCTCAGAACCTGGCCAAGCTGACGCAGCGGATCGACTTCGACCAGAGCTCTGACTCGGAGCAGGACGGGCCGGAGAGGGAGAGCCGGGAGCCCTGGAGCAAGCCGGAGCCGGAGGAGGATGAGG GTGCGGTGAAGTTCCAGCCCTCGCTGTGGCCGTGGGACTCGGTGAGGAATAACCTGCGCGGTGCTCTCACAGAGATGTGTGTGCTGCACGACGTGCTCAGTGTGCTCAAGGAGAAGAAGTACATGGCCCTCGACCCCGTGTCCCAGGACCCCAGCGCCAACAAG ACCCCGCAGGTGTTCCAGCTGATCAGTAAGAAGAAGTCTCTGGCCACGGCGGCCCAGCTGCTGCTGAAAGGAGCCGAGAAGCTGAACAAGTCTCTGGCAGAGAACCAGGAGCAGCGCAGACAGAGGGACTTCAACTCGGAGCTGCTGCGTCTGCGCTCTCAGTGGAAGCTGCGCAAGGTCGGAGACAAGATCCTGGGAGACCTGAGCTACCGCAGCGCCG GGTCTCTGTTCCCTCATCACGGCACGTTTGAGGTCATCAAGAACACAGACCTCGACCTAGATAAGAAGATCCCCGAGGATTACTGTCCGCTCAGCGTGCAGATCCCCAGTGACCTGGAGGGGTCGGCGTATATTAAG GTGTCCATCCAGAAGCAGTCTCCTGATATCGGAGACCTCGGCACAGTCAGTCTCTTCAGAAGACAGCCCAAAGCCAAACCTG CTTCTCAGATGTGGCATCTCAAGCTGGAAGCGGCTCAGAATGTGCTGCTGTGTAAGGAGATCTTTGCTCAGCTCTCACGTGAAGCTGTTCAGATCAAATCACAGATTCCTCACATCGTGGTCAAGAACCAGATCATCTCACAGCCCTTTCCTG gtctgCAGCTGTCCATCTCTCTCTGTCACTCCACTGGAGAGAAGAGAAGCCAGAGAGCCTCCCCGGAGAAGAGTAAACCAGACGATCATCTGTATGTGTTAGAGCACAACCTCCACCAGCTGATCCGAGAG ttccaCAAGCAGACGCTGAGCTCGGTGGTGATGCCTCATCCTGCCAGCGCTCCGTTCGGTCACAAGCGCTTGCGTCTGGCGGGACCCATGGCCTACGACAAAGCAGAGATCAGCTCGCTGCAGCAGAGCGAGGGACTCCTGGAGAAGATCATCAAACAGGCCAAACACATCTTCCTGAGGAGCAG GACGGCGCGGACCATCGACACGCTGGCCAGTCGTATAGAGGACCCTCAGATCCAGGCCCACTGGTCAAACATCAACGATGTGTATGAGTCCAGCGTCAAAGTGCTCATCACCTCGCAGGGATACGAGCAGATCTGCAA GTCGATCCAGCTGCAGCTGAACATCGGTGTGGAGCAGATCAGGGTGGTGCATCGAGACGGCCGCGTCATCACGCTCTCACACCAGGAGCAGGAGCTGCAGGACTTCCTGCTGTCACAG atgtcGCAGCATCAGGTACACGCTGTGCAGCAGCTGGCTAAAGTCATGGGCTGGCACGTGTTGAGTTTTAGTAATCACGTGGGCCTCGGCCCCATCGAGAGCATCGGGAACGCCTCTGCCATCACAGTCACGTCTCCCAGCGGAGAGTACACCATCTCAG TGCGCAACGGTCCAGAGAGCGGCTGTAAGGTGCTGGTTCAGTTCCCGCGCAGTCAAGCCAAAGAGCTGCCCAAGAGCGATGTGCTGCAGGACGCCAGATGGACGCACCTCAGGGGGCCTTACAAGGAGGTGCACTGGAGCCGCATGGAAGGAAGGAACTTTGTGTACAAGATGGAGCTGCTGATGGCGGCCCTGACCCCCTGTCCCTAG
- the med17 gene encoding mediator of RNA polymerase II transcription subunit 17 isoform X2: MLIMCKCFERASVQTPQVFQLISKKKSLATAAQLLLKGAEKLNKSLAENQEQRRQRDFNSELLRLRSQWKLRKVGDKILGDLSYRSAGSLFPHHGTFEVIKNTDLDLDKKIPEDYCPLSVQIPSDLEGSAYIKVSIQKQSPDIGDLGTVSLFRRQPKAKPASQMWHLKLEAAQNVLLCKEIFAQLSREAVQIKSQIPHIVVKNQIISQPFPGLQLSISLCHSTGEKRSQRASPEKSKPDDHLYVLEHNLHQLIREFHKQTLSSVVMPHPASAPFGHKRLRLAGPMAYDKAEISSLQQSEGLLEKIIKQAKHIFLRSRTARTIDTLASRIEDPQIQAHWSNINDVYESSVKVLITSQGYEQICKSIQLQLNIGVEQIRVVHRDGRVITLSHQEQELQDFLLSQMSQHQVHAVQQLAKVMGWHVLSFSNHVGLGPIESIGNASAITVTSPSGEYTISVRNGPESGCKVLVQFPRSQAKELPKSDVLQDARWTHLRGPYKEVHWSRMEGRNFVYKMELLMAALTPCP; this comes from the exons A TGCTGATAATGTGTAAGTGTTTTGAGCGAGCGAGTGTTCAGACCCCGCAGGTGTTCCAGCTGATCAGTAAGAAGAAGTCTCTGGCCACGGCGGCCCAGCTGCTGCTGAAAGGAGCCGAGAAGCTGAACAAGTCTCTGGCAGAGAACCAGGAGCAGCGCAGACAGAGGGACTTCAACTCGGAGCTGCTGCGTCTGCGCTCTCAGTGGAAGCTGCGCAAGGTCGGAGACAAGATCCTGGGAGACCTGAGCTACCGCAGCGCCG GGTCTCTGTTCCCTCATCACGGCACGTTTGAGGTCATCAAGAACACAGACCTCGACCTAGATAAGAAGATCCCCGAGGATTACTGTCCGCTCAGCGTGCAGATCCCCAGTGACCTGGAGGGGTCGGCGTATATTAAG GTGTCCATCCAGAAGCAGTCTCCTGATATCGGAGACCTCGGCACAGTCAGTCTCTTCAGAAGACAGCCCAAAGCCAAACCTG CTTCTCAGATGTGGCATCTCAAGCTGGAAGCGGCTCAGAATGTGCTGCTGTGTAAGGAGATCTTTGCTCAGCTCTCACGTGAAGCTGTTCAGATCAAATCACAGATTCCTCACATCGTGGTCAAGAACCAGATCATCTCACAGCCCTTTCCTG gtctgCAGCTGTCCATCTCTCTCTGTCACTCCACTGGAGAGAAGAGAAGCCAGAGAGCCTCCCCGGAGAAGAGTAAACCAGACGATCATCTGTATGTGTTAGAGCACAACCTCCACCAGCTGATCCGAGAG ttccaCAAGCAGACGCTGAGCTCGGTGGTGATGCCTCATCCTGCCAGCGCTCCGTTCGGTCACAAGCGCTTGCGTCTGGCGGGACCCATGGCCTACGACAAAGCAGAGATCAGCTCGCTGCAGCAGAGCGAGGGACTCCTGGAGAAGATCATCAAACAGGCCAAACACATCTTCCTGAGGAGCAG GACGGCGCGGACCATCGACACGCTGGCCAGTCGTATAGAGGACCCTCAGATCCAGGCCCACTGGTCAAACATCAACGATGTGTATGAGTCCAGCGTCAAAGTGCTCATCACCTCGCAGGGATACGAGCAGATCTGCAA GTCGATCCAGCTGCAGCTGAACATCGGTGTGGAGCAGATCAGGGTGGTGCATCGAGACGGCCGCGTCATCACGCTCTCACACCAGGAGCAGGAGCTGCAGGACTTCCTGCTGTCACAG atgtcGCAGCATCAGGTACACGCTGTGCAGCAGCTGGCTAAAGTCATGGGCTGGCACGTGTTGAGTTTTAGTAATCACGTGGGCCTCGGCCCCATCGAGAGCATCGGGAACGCCTCTGCCATCACAGTCACGTCTCCCAGCGGAGAGTACACCATCTCAG TGCGCAACGGTCCAGAGAGCGGCTGTAAGGTGCTGGTTCAGTTCCCGCGCAGTCAAGCCAAAGAGCTGCCCAAGAGCGATGTGCTGCAGGACGCCAGATGGACGCACCTCAGGGGGCCTTACAAGGAGGTGCACTGGAGCCGCATGGAAGGAAGGAACTTTGTGTACAAGATGGAGCTGCTGATGGCGGCCCTGACCCCCTGTCCCTAG
- the LOC132108546 gene encoding protein NipSnap homolog 2-like yields MATRVLQSSCSGLYQAKHGHFTTVIRGLSASNNRSREDSWFKSLFVRKVDPRKDAHSHLLAKKEDNNLYKIQFHNVKPECLDAYNTLCAEVLPSIHRDSRYPCELVGTWNTWYGEQDQAVHLWRYRGGYPALTEVMNKLKSNKDFLEYRKERGKMLLSRRNQLLLEFSFWNEPVPRDGPNIYELRSYQLRPGTMIEWGNYWARAISYRQHNHEAVGGFFSQIGDLYMVHHLWAYKDLQSREDTRNAAWQHEGWDEVVYYTVPLIQHMESRIMIPLEASPLQ; encoded by the exons GGGTCTGTCGGCGTCTAATAACCGGAGTCGAGAGGACAGCTGGTTCAAATCACTGTTTGTGCGGAAGGTGGACCCCAGAAAAGATGCTCACTCCCATCTGCTAGCCAAGAAAGAGGACAACAACTTGTATAAAATCCAGT TTCACAACGTGAAGCCCGAGTGTCTGGACGCCTATAACACACTCTG TGCCGAGGTGCTGCCGTCCATCCACAGAGACAGCAGGTACCCGTGTGAGCTGGTGGGCACCTGGAACACCTGGTACGGAGAGCAAGACCAAGCTG TGCACTTGTGGAGGTACAGAGGAGGATATCCGGCTCTGACTGAAGTCATGAACAAACTAAAGAGTAACAAG GACTTCCTGGAGTACAGGAAGGAGAGGGGGAAGATGCTGCTGTCCCGCAGGAACCAGCTGCTGCTGGAGTTCAGCTTCTGGAACGAGCCGGTGCCCAGAGACGGACCCAACATCTACGagctgcgctcctaccagctgaga CCCGGGACTATGATTGAATGGGGCAACTACTG GGCGAGAGCCATCAGTTACCGGCAGCACAATCACGAGGCAGTCGGAGGCTTCTTCTCTCAGATAGGAGACCTCTACATGGTGCATCATCTCTGGG CGTATAAGGACCTTCAGTCCCGAGAGGACACGAGGAACGCCGCCTGGCAGCACGAGGGCTGGGATGAAGTGGTCTATTACACCG TGCCGCTCATCCAGCACATGGAGTCCAGGATCATGATCCCGCTCGAAGCGTCTCCTCTCCAGTGA